In one Leptospira yasudae genomic region, the following are encoded:
- a CDS encoding phasin-related domain-containing protein, with protein sequence MEKQILDVLNAGLGLIKAGQEGLGKAKADLEKTYLELVTKGAADNSEATVKIRETVDKVINDIKEVTSVAGKNYEETRAKIIENYNKITEEIKNKIPEGQIEAVKAKINEVAEAIKTTTSGKAPASK encoded by the coding sequence ATGGAAAAGCAAATTCTAGATGTTCTGAATGCGGGTCTGGGACTCATCAAAGCTGGTCAAGAAGGTCTGGGTAAAGCGAAAGCTGATCTCGAAAAAACCTATTTGGAGCTTGTTACAAAAGGCGCTGCCGACAATTCCGAAGCGACTGTAAAAATCCGCGAAACCGTTGATAAAGTTATCAACGACATCAAAGAAGTTACTTCCGTTGCTGGAAAGAACTACGAAGAGACCAGAGCTAAGATCATCGAGAACTACAACAAAATCACCGAAGAGATCAAAAACAAAATCCCTGAAGGCCAAATCGAAGCTGTAAAAGCAAAAATTAACGAAGTGGCTGAAGCGATCAAAACAACCACTTCCGGTAAAGCTCCGGCTTCTAAATAA
- a CDS encoding glycerophosphodiester phosphodiesterase: protein MIETINDKNDLKRPLVFAHRGYSGEFPENTMIAFKKAIDVKADLIELDVTLSEDREVVVIHDDDLDRTTKLVGSVRNFEAEILTDLDAGSWFSRKYKKETIPLLSDVLRLIRKSKTDLNVEIKSTAMDSSVNENSIETKVLHLIRTFQVSDRIVISSFSWECLERIRNLDPRIKLGVLVGDESGNVEEAIAFAETIRAWSIHPSTEEATEENLRRISEKNFLSVVYTVNEVSEMKRFLGRGANGLFTNFPKQMRRLVKKGF from the coding sequence ATGATAGAAACCATAAACGACAAAAACGATCTCAAACGCCCGCTCGTATTCGCACATCGCGGCTATAGCGGAGAATTTCCCGAAAACACGATGATCGCTTTTAAAAAGGCGATCGATGTGAAAGCCGATCTCATCGAGTTGGACGTAACCCTTTCGGAGGATCGGGAAGTCGTGGTCATTCACGACGACGATCTGGATCGAACGACAAAACTCGTGGGAAGCGTTCGCAACTTCGAAGCGGAGATTCTGACGGACTTGGACGCGGGTTCCTGGTTTTCGCGGAAGTATAAGAAGGAAACGATTCCTTTGTTAAGCGACGTTCTTCGTTTGATCCGGAAATCGAAGACGGATCTGAACGTCGAAATCAAATCGACTGCGATGGATTCTTCCGTAAACGAAAACTCGATCGAAACGAAGGTCTTGCATTTGATTCGAACGTTTCAAGTTTCGGATCGAATCGTTATCTCTTCTTTTTCCTGGGAATGTTTGGAAAGAATCCGCAATCTCGATCCGCGGATCAAGTTAGGCGTCCTTGTCGGAGACGAAAGCGGCAACGTGGAAGAGGCGATCGCGTTTGCGGAAACGATTCGCGCTTGGAGCATTCACCCTTCCACCGAGGAAGCGACCGAAGAGAATCTCCGCCGCATCTCGGAAAAAAATTTCCTGAGCGTCGTTTATACGGTCAACGAGGTTTCGGAAATGAAACGGTTTTTGGGAAGAGGCGCGAACGGGCTTTTTACGAATTTCCCGAAGCAGATGCGGCGGCTCGTCAAAAAAGGTTTTTGA
- a CDS encoding alpha/beta hydrolase gives MKNFFSAIKFALNTRNHATKGILEEELQLTIGNETVGILKFFPENKTKTRGTILAVNGMAYLGNQDPRFKAVCRGMASCGFLVFSPQMQEISEFKIKLESIEKIKGLILTLSSDPAFCPDGRISLFAPSFSASMGLIAAAEPDVGQRVKSICTIGAYGNVKTTLDYLMSADDSDEYGRMILLWNFVHFGIGENEEVRKALHASILDGSILRDSPELPKVLETMKPDNREIFIKLKEDREYRSEIWDRIVRNAGPFRSFLQDLQVYNKLEDLRAHVALIHGVRDNVVPASESSLILERLLERDLPQNRSKLVLTPLISHGDIGITLRTLPALWSLLGGFAFFFKHAASKTAASV, from the coding sequence ATGAAAAATTTTTTCTCCGCGATCAAATTCGCACTCAACACACGCAATCATGCAACGAAAGGAATTCTCGAAGAAGAACTGCAGCTGACCATCGGAAACGAAACCGTGGGAATTCTAAAATTCTTTCCCGAAAACAAAACGAAGACCAGAGGTACGATCCTTGCCGTAAACGGAATGGCGTATCTTGGAAATCAAGATCCGCGGTTTAAAGCCGTTTGTCGAGGAATGGCTTCCTGCGGATTTCTCGTGTTTTCTCCGCAGATGCAGGAGATCAGCGAATTCAAGATCAAACTCGAAAGCATCGAAAAGATCAAGGGATTGATTCTTACCTTATCCTCCGATCCTGCGTTTTGTCCGGACGGAAGAATCTCTTTGTTCGCGCCTTCCTTTTCCGCGAGTATGGGTTTGATCGCAGCGGCGGAACCGGACGTGGGGCAAAGGGTAAAATCCATCTGCACGATCGGGGCGTACGGAAACGTAAAAACGACTCTCGATTATCTGATGTCCGCGGACGATTCGGACGAGTATGGAAGAATGATCCTTCTGTGGAACTTCGTTCATTTCGGAATCGGTGAAAACGAAGAAGTCCGCAAAGCGTTGCACGCGAGCATCCTGGACGGAAGTATTCTCCGGGATTCCCCGGAACTACCCAAGGTTCTCGAAACCATGAAACCGGATAACAGAGAAATCTTTATCAAACTCAAAGAGGATCGGGAATATCGCTCCGAGATTTGGGATCGTATCGTTCGTAACGCGGGACCGTTCCGTTCGTTTCTTCAGGATCTTCAGGTTTACAATAAACTCGAGGACTTAAGAGCGCATGTCGCGCTGATTCACGGGGTGAGGGATAACGTGGTTCCCGCTTCGGAGTCTTCTTTGATTTTGGAACGATTGTTGGAAAGGGATCTTCCTCAAAATCGATCTAAGCTGGTTTTAACGCCTTTGATCTCTCACGGAGATATCGGCATTACTTTAAGAACATTGCCTGCGCTGTGGAGTCTTTTGGGAGGATTTGCGTTTTTCTTCAAACACGCGGCGTCCAAGACCGCCGCTTCCGTTTAA
- a CDS encoding SET domain-containing protein — protein MQLRKKSSRSRIFKEKDFDIKASSIPGIGMGLFPKENVNKGDTIGYYTGRILSDKIANSSKYCESKYLLWICKDHWIYGEGKESNYTRFMNHSSKPNVKLVVSVRWKTARFEAIRKIKAGEELFFDYGDEYWINTDIDPVERN, from the coding sequence ATGCAGTTACGTAAAAAGTCTTCTCGTTCCCGTATCTTTAAAGAAAAGGACTTCGATATCAAAGCGTCTTCGATTCCCGGAATCGGCATGGGACTCTTCCCCAAAGAGAACGTCAACAAAGGCGATACGATCGGTTATTATACCGGAAGAATTCTTTCGGATAAAATCGCGAACTCATCCAAATACTGCGAATCGAAGTATTTACTCTGGATCTGTAAGGACCATTGGATCTATGGAGAAGGTAAGGAAAGCAATTATACCCGCTTTATGAATCACAGCTCCAAACCGAACGTTAAGTTAGTCGTATCGGTTCGCTGGAAGACCGCAAGATTCGAAGCGATCCGCAAAATCAAAGCGGGTGAAGAATTATTCTTCGATTACGGAGACGAATACTGGATCAATACGGACATCGATCCGGTGGAAAGAAACTGA
- a CDS encoding RNA pyrophosphohydrolase, producing the protein MEKPYRKNVGMVVFNSRGEVLVGERLNFLGSWQFPQGGIDEEEDPTTAALRELYEEVGINTGAIVSEYPEWIPYDFPENLPLNRHLQKYRGQLQKWFLIHWDGEADQCDLDVHEREFETVRFIPIEKTLETVVPFKKDVYYKIVNDFGPKIRTFLGKAGTDS; encoded by the coding sequence ATGGAAAAGCCCTACAGAAAGAACGTCGGGATGGTCGTGTTCAATTCTCGCGGAGAGGTTTTGGTCGGTGAGAGGCTGAATTTTTTAGGCTCTTGGCAGTTTCCTCAAGGCGGAATCGACGAAGAGGAAGATCCCACAACGGCCGCTCTGAGGGAATTGTATGAAGAAGTCGGCATCAACACCGGTGCGATCGTATCCGAATATCCGGAATGGATTCCGTATGACTTTCCCGAAAACCTTCCTCTCAACCGTCATCTTCAGAAATACAGGGGACAACTTCAGAAATGGTTCCTCATTCATTGGGATGGAGAAGCCGATCAATGCGATCTCGACGTTCATGAAAGGGAATTCGAAACGGTCCGGTTTATACCGATCGAAAAGACTCTAGAGACGGTCGTTCCGTTTAAAAAAGACGTATATTATAAAATTGTAAACGACTTCGGACCTAAGATCCGAACCTTTCTCGGGAAAGCCGGAACCGACTCATGA
- a CDS encoding bacitracin resistance protein BacA: protein MEERPLFIPPSGPPGPIPGLQTVFASAGENGLRRLVSDFYDQIPSSPIAFMFPEDLEESKIKSADFLIQVTGGPPLYSQNYGPPRMRARHLPFPIDEKARRVWLACYRKALEDWEAEESVKEILWNFFRDFSAWMVNLESKTEE from the coding sequence ATGGAAGAACGTCCTCTTTTTATTCCGCCGAGCGGACCGCCCGGTCCGATTCCCGGTCTGCAAACGGTCTTCGCTTCCGCAGGGGAGAATGGTCTACGCAGACTCGTTTCCGATTTTTACGATCAAATTCCGTCGAGCCCGATCGCTTTTATGTTTCCCGAAGATCTGGAAGAGAGTAAAATCAAATCCGCCGATTTTTTGATTCAAGTAACGGGCGGTCCTCCGTTGTATTCCCAGAACTACGGACCGCCGAGAATGCGCGCGAGACATCTTCCGTTTCCGATCGATGAAAAGGCGAGAAGGGTCTGGCTTGCCTGTTATCGCAAGGCCTTGGAAGATTGGGAAGCGGAAGAATCCGTGAAGGAAATTCTTTGGAATTTTTTTAGGGACTTTTCGGCGTGGATGGTGAACTTGGAAAGCAAAACGGAGGAATGA
- a CDS encoding acylphosphatase gives MGSKNNSRAKILVRGKVQGVGFRYYILQRAQECRLSGFTQNLPGGEVETVVEGDKMFIEDLYKAIQRGPKGSEVKEALITWEDPKGNFRTFEIKK, from the coding sequence ATGGGATCCAAAAATAATTCAAGAGCGAAGATTCTCGTGCGCGGTAAAGTGCAAGGCGTCGGGTTCCGTTATTACATTCTTCAGAGAGCGCAGGAATGCAGGCTCAGCGGTTTTACGCAGAATCTTCCCGGCGGCGAAGTCGAAACCGTCGTCGAAGGCGATAAGATGTTTATCGAAGATTTATACAAGGCCATTCAAAGAGGACCGAAAGGTTCCGAGGTGAAAGAAGCGCTCATCACTTGGGAAGATCCGAAAGGCAATTTTAGAACTTTTGAAATTAAGAAGTAA
- a CDS encoding exonuclease, with protein sequence MDKESLYDHEKYENLMPSYLYLKNEADATDQEAIFLSPKEVEILYQIRNHTTLEGFFSGKILKIWRDEGSKPIYVNTLKKLSDENLIFVFPEFKFLPETSQLTVCLCLVSEKEFKNSNRENLKEIYLNSLSKSAFAIQNYILGCEPFQISELISIFEYLISGTAAGTFVKESFSIKKWIQMFTFSELLKEETIEDSIQFILENIQEGEYIAVTKTTGLFHVSDELSAKAFEILKGYYLNQFSKRLKERFPAAWSLVLEYRKGIVIDVNHSGPISGIEEKFVSDELKIIGENLNDLIPESFKDFLILANYIAQKHDRERNLRASAEELKSIKMLKTMMSMKNQTLSQFVTINLDEDREFSYSIVDNLKRDPDCISCDWYEKGKRIACLCNKKEDTILSLIQLMTEKYAFKTELIKNFLYLLKKEKSALGQLYANPDFKSALVRLKYSCYKENLSWFSKVLNFLGVYGLLESSLEHEESITQFEQLSREIAYKENRRKQLEKIRAEWLSETQAEFDSVTEEKPNLKSKRA encoded by the coding sequence TTGGATAAGGAATCTCTTTACGATCATGAGAAATACGAAAACCTCATGCCTTCGTATCTGTATTTGAAAAACGAAGCGGACGCGACCGATCAGGAAGCCATCTTCTTGAGTCCGAAAGAAGTGGAGATCCTCTATCAGATCCGAAATCATACCACGTTGGAAGGTTTCTTCAGCGGAAAGATTCTGAAGATATGGAGGGACGAAGGCTCGAAACCGATCTACGTCAACACGCTGAAAAAACTCTCGGATGAAAATCTCATCTTCGTATTTCCGGAATTCAAATTCTTACCGGAAACGAGCCAGCTCACCGTATGTCTTTGTCTCGTCTCCGAAAAGGAATTCAAAAATTCGAACCGCGAAAACCTCAAAGAAATTTATCTCAACAGTCTGAGCAAATCCGCGTTCGCGATTCAAAACTACATTCTCGGCTGCGAGCCGTTTCAAATCAGCGAACTCATTTCCATCTTCGAATATCTGATTTCCGGAACCGCGGCGGGAACGTTCGTAAAGGAATCCTTCAGCATCAAAAAATGGATTCAAATGTTCACGTTCAGCGAACTTCTGAAAGAGGAAACGATCGAAGATTCGATCCAATTCATTCTGGAAAACATTCAAGAAGGCGAATATATCGCCGTCACAAAAACGACGGGATTGTTCCACGTTAGCGACGAACTTTCCGCCAAAGCGTTCGAAATCCTGAAAGGGTATTATCTCAACCAATTTTCCAAACGTCTGAAAGAACGTTTCCCTGCGGCTTGGAGTTTGGTCCTCGAATATAGAAAGGGAATCGTGATCGACGTGAACCACAGCGGACCGATTTCGGGAATCGAGGAAAAATTCGTTTCGGACGAACTGAAAATCATCGGCGAAAACCTAAACGATCTGATTCCCGAATCGTTTAAAGATTTTCTAATATTGGCGAATTACATCGCGCAAAAACACGATCGGGAAAGAAATCTGCGCGCCTCCGCCGAGGAACTCAAGTCGATCAAGATGCTCAAAACGATGATGTCGATGAAGAATCAGACCTTATCGCAATTCGTCACGATCAATCTCGACGAGGATCGCGAATTTTCCTATTCCATCGTGGACAATCTCAAACGGGACCCGGATTGTATCTCCTGCGATTGGTACGAAAAAGGAAAAAGGATCGCGTGCCTTTGTAATAAAAAGGAGGATACGATTCTTTCTTTGATTCAACTGATGACGGAAAAATACGCGTTCAAAACGGAACTCATTAAGAATTTCTTATATCTTTTGAAAAAGGAAAAAAGCGCTTTGGGACAACTCTATGCGAATCCGGATTTCAAATCCGCGCTCGTCAGACTGAAATATTCCTGTTACAAGGAAAACCTTTCCTGGTTTTCCAAAGTGCTGAACTTTTTAGGAGTGTACGGATTGTTGGAAAGTTCGCTCGAACACGAAGAATCGATCACTCAATTCGAACAACTCAGCCGTGAAATCGCTTATAAGGAAAACCGCAGAAAACAACTGGAAAAAATCCGAGCCGAATGGCTGAGCGAAACCCAAGCCGAATTCGATTCGGTCACGGAAGAAAAACCGAATCTGAAATCAAAGCGCGCTTGA
- a CDS encoding aldo/keto reductase, with amino-acid sequence MVVSEICMGTMTFGSTCDEAEAFRILDRAFDAGIDFYDTAEIYPVPPDASYVHETEKIFGKWLKTKRRDSVLIATKVCGPGHGWFVPPVREGKTALDRRNIRVAIEGSLHRLGTDYVDLYQTHWPDSDFGYEETLDVLTELVREGKVRYIGNSNETAWGMMKSLAVSEKFGFARYDSIQNNFSILNRRFEDALADICRREGVSLLPYSPLAGGVLTGKYNSPNPPENARFSRYIAAGERQRKMANRFLNEGTLASTAKLAKIAEEAGMSATVLAVAWSKQHDYVASTIIGANTVEQLEESLKAQNVVLTEDVLKKIDEVSKEIPYPMG; translated from the coding sequence ATGGTGGTTTCGGAAATCTGCATGGGCACGATGACCTTCGGTTCCACTTGCGACGAAGCGGAAGCCTTCCGGATTTTAGACAGGGCCTTTGACGCCGGGATCGATTTTTACGATACGGCCGAAATTTATCCGGTTCCGCCTGATGCGAGTTATGTGCACGAGACGGAAAAGATCTTCGGCAAATGGCTCAAGACCAAACGAAGAGACTCGGTCCTGATCGCAACGAAAGTCTGCGGGCCGGGACACGGCTGGTTTGTTCCTCCGGTTCGCGAAGGGAAGACGGCGCTCGATCGCAGAAATATCAGGGTTGCGATCGAAGGAAGTCTTCATCGTCTCGGAACGGATTATGTGGATTTGTATCAGACTCACTGGCCTGACTCCGACTTCGGCTACGAAGAAACGCTCGACGTTCTCACCGAACTTGTCCGCGAAGGAAAGGTTCGTTATATCGGGAACAGCAACGAAACCGCGTGGGGAATGATGAAGAGTCTCGCGGTTTCCGAAAAATTCGGCTTTGCGCGGTATGATTCCATTCAAAATAATTTCAGCATATTAAACCGAAGATTCGAGGACGCGTTAGCCGACATCTGTCGAAGGGAAGGCGTAAGTCTTCTTCCGTATTCTCCTCTTGCGGGCGGGGTTCTTACCGGAAAATACAATTCTCCCAATCCTCCGGAGAACGCGAGATTCAGCCGTTACATCGCCGCGGGCGAAAGACAAAGAAAGATGGCGAACCGTTTTTTAAACGAGGGCACCTTGGCTTCCACGGCTAAACTCGCGAAGATCGCGGAAGAAGCCGGGATGTCCGCTACGGTTCTTGCGGTCGCGTGGTCCAAACAACACGACTACGTCGCGTCCACGATCATCGGTGCGAACACGGTCGAGCAGCTCGAGGAAAGTCTGAAGGCTCAGAATGTCGTATTAACGGAAGACGTTTTAAAAAAGATAGACGAGGTTTCCAAAGAGATTCCTTATCCGATGGGATAA
- a CDS encoding potassium channel family protein: MATKKKTHKKRIAVIGLGEFGKALVVYLNENGHEVTAIDKDIKVIEEIKDHCALAVCVDTSSKSSLEELDLEDMDEIVVALAENFEALITTAYHLKEMKLESLHVRYHSEVNRKILQMIGIENLFNPEERAAASMAEQLSYQGVKKATLLSEEYSLFEVEISSLLYGKKLKDLNLREKFQLNLVAVRKAETNGEDSADREGVVFLPDSQTVFQEKEVLILFGTSESIKRFTSAYPIG; this comes from the coding sequence GTGGCGACCAAAAAGAAAACTCATAAAAAAAGAATCGCAGTCATCGGCTTGGGAGAATTCGGTAAGGCCCTCGTCGTGTATCTAAACGAGAACGGTCACGAAGTCACGGCGATCGACAAGGACATCAAGGTCATAGAAGAAATCAAAGACCACTGCGCTCTCGCGGTTTGCGTCGACACAAGCAGCAAATCCTCTTTGGAAGAATTGGATCTGGAAGACATGGACGAAATCGTCGTCGCGCTTGCGGAGAATTTCGAAGCCTTGATTACGACCGCGTACCATCTCAAAGAGATGAAATTGGAATCGCTTCACGTACGCTATCACTCCGAGGTGAACCGAAAAATTCTTCAGATGATCGGAATCGAAAATCTGTTCAACCCGGAAGAAAGAGCGGCCGCGTCGATGGCCGAACAACTCAGCTATCAGGGCGTAAAAAAGGCGACTTTGTTAAGCGAAGAATACAGTCTTTTTGAAGTGGAGATTTCCTCGCTTTTATACGGAAAAAAACTGAAGGATCTGAATCTTCGGGAAAAGTTTCAACTCAATCTCGTCGCGGTACGAAAAGCAGAAACGAACGGAGAGGATTCCGCGGACCGGGAAGGCGTCGTGTTTCTTCCCGATTCGCAAACCGTATTTCAGGAAAAGGAAGTGTTGATTCTTTTCGGAACCTCCGAAAGCATCAAACGGTTTACGAGCGCTTATCCCATCGGATAA
- a CDS encoding TrkH family potassium uptake protein, which yields MSSPQETKFSFWNIRREAALFYQSKIHPILRIYYSICGFLSLCLLILIYGFYYPHEWTHWIRLLVNGIVISLVVYEALSFLFVIGNLIDYLKTHITEAVVVFLLVFQEIISKEIYELLTLNSLSGEDASLAFLSLSQIFLLFSNFSRLIRKTDLLNYRQISPSLVITGSFGILILLGTLALSAPRAQVTPIALVDVFFTVVSAVCVTGLSTIAVASQLTGTGQTILMVLIQIGGLGLMTLTVFFAIFLAGQVSVTNKLLIKDLFSQETVGRASFVLKQVAVQTFLIEAFGALLIFLWYPDANETNLKNRIFSSLFHSVSSFCNAGFSIFPSGFETEWMLHQKMFLSVVMILIVLGGLGFPTVHHLIYWSFQRENYPQRMELGAKLILTVSAALIVLGTVSYFILESKLTLAGLNPADQWFHSLFYSISTRTAGFNTLSISKMGIPMVFVSLFLMWVGASPNGTGGGIKTTTLAVSTLHLFNHIRGKEELEVFGRRISSGSIARASAGILVSLFLIFFGIFFLTLTENFEFIDLCYEVVSAFGTAGLSRGITPSLTSPGKILICLMMFGGRVGMLTILIAFVPKEKKSGLRYPEESIIVG from the coding sequence ATGTCTTCTCCCCAGGAAACTAAATTCAGTTTCTGGAATATACGACGCGAGGCCGCACTCTTTTATCAATCCAAGATTCATCCGATTTTAAGAATCTATTATTCGATCTGCGGTTTTCTTTCCCTTTGTCTTTTGATTTTAATCTACGGATTTTATTATCCGCACGAGTGGACGCATTGGATTCGTCTGCTCGTAAACGGAATCGTAATTTCCCTCGTCGTCTACGAAGCTCTTTCGTTTCTTTTCGTGATCGGAAATCTTATCGACTATTTGAAAACGCATATCACCGAAGCGGTCGTCGTGTTTCTGCTCGTCTTTCAGGAGATCATCAGCAAGGAAATCTACGAACTTCTTACTTTGAATTCGTTGAGCGGAGAAGACGCGAGTTTGGCCTTCTTATCCCTGAGTCAAATTTTTCTGCTGTTCAGCAACTTCTCCCGTTTGATCCGAAAAACGGATTTGTTGAATTACAGACAAATCAGTCCTTCGCTCGTCATCACCGGCAGTTTCGGAATTTTGATTTTACTCGGAACGCTTGCGTTGTCAGCGCCGAGAGCGCAAGTAACTCCGATCGCTCTCGTAGACGTTTTCTTTACGGTCGTCAGCGCGGTTTGTGTGACGGGTCTCAGCACGATCGCGGTCGCTTCCCAACTTACGGGAACGGGACAAACGATCCTCATGGTTTTGATTCAGATCGGCGGCTTGGGTTTGATGACTCTTACGGTTTTCTTTGCGATCTTTTTAGCGGGACAGGTCAGCGTTACGAACAAACTTCTCATCAAGGATTTGTTCAGCCAGGAAACCGTGGGACGAGCTTCGTTCGTATTAAAACAAGTGGCGGTCCAGACGTTTCTCATCGAAGCGTTCGGAGCCTTGTTGATCTTTCTATGGTACCCGGATGCAAACGAAACGAATTTAAAAAACAGAATCTTCTCTTCCTTGTTTCATTCCGTGAGTTCGTTTTGCAACGCGGGATTTTCGATCTTTCCATCCGGTTTCGAAACGGAATGGATGCTGCATCAGAAAATGTTTCTTTCCGTAGTGATGATCTTGATCGTGTTAGGCGGACTCGGCTTTCCGACGGTGCATCATTTGATTTACTGGTCGTTCCAACGGGAGAATTATCCGCAAAGAATGGAACTCGGCGCCAAGCTGATCCTGACCGTTTCAGCGGCGTTGATCGTTTTAGGGACGGTTTCCTATTTCATCCTGGAATCGAAACTCACACTCGCCGGATTGAATCCCGCAGACCAATGGTTTCATTCCCTTTTTTATTCGATCAGCACGAGAACGGCCGGCTTCAATACATTAAGTATTTCTAAAATGGGAATTCCGATGGTTTTCGTTTCTCTCTTTCTGATGTGGGTCGGCGCATCGCCCAACGGAACCGGAGGCGGAATCAAAACGACGACGCTGGCCGTTTCCACTTTGCATCTGTTCAATCACATCCGAGGAAAGGAAGAACTGGAAGTTTTCGGAAGAAGAATCTCTTCCGGTTCGATCGCGAGAGCGTCCGCTGGGATTTTAGTTTCCCTGTTTCTGATCTTTTTCGGAATCTTCTTTTTGACTTTGACCGAAAATTTCGAGTTCATCGATCTTTGTTACGAAGTCGTATCCGCGTTCGGAACCGCGGGGCTTTCGAGAGGAATCACTCCTTCATTGACTTCTCCGGGAAAAATTCTGATCTGTTTGATGATGTTCGGCGGAAGAGTCGGAATGCTGACCATCTTGATCGCGTTCGTTCCGAAAGAAAAAAAATCCGGTCTTCGCTATCCGGAAGAATCGATTATCGTTGGATAA
- a CDS encoding adenosine deaminase, whose translation MKRYADLHNHLYGSITSEFLYEMGKSNPSPRWEIFTNSYQQCFGKKISAETFFEDYKNPEDFRKLYQFNHRGPFPEFQAKFNLIIALSKFNPEEVALVATRVVQDQFSQGVAYGEYRIMYSPLDTEQGIYDKTVAACEGLARAEQETNGRAIGRLAVSLHREGDVFREYSLLKGFMEKNSLVAEYLTALDFCYIEEGFPPKDKRKFFEEVNKDNRTETDKALAILYHVGESFQDKSILSACRWVLESAEWGAHRLGHAIALGLHPSEKKNVPILESKEERLDQLRFYYDRKEELDSFLELPSREKIGNEIDSLKHKETVSLQFDSSYSEECLGFQNYCMSKIKATNAVIESCPSSNEYIGMVSNPESHPILRFAKNQMRFTISTDDPGIFGTTIEEEYSKAAKIGLDPETLEAVRQNSFLYTSEILSGRKSAP comes from the coding sequence ATGAAACGATACGCGGATCTTCACAATCATCTCTACGGTTCGATCACTTCCGAATTTCTTTACGAAATGGGAAAGTCTAACCCTTCCCCGCGGTGGGAAATTTTTACGAATTCCTATCAACAATGTTTCGGTAAAAAAATTTCCGCGGAAACCTTCTTCGAGGATTACAAAAACCCGGAAGATTTCCGCAAACTCTATCAATTCAATCACAGAGGACCGTTTCCCGAATTTCAAGCCAAGTTCAATCTCATCATCGCGCTTTCCAAATTCAATCCGGAAGAAGTCGCGTTAGTCGCCACCCGAGTCGTTCAAGATCAATTTTCCCAGGGAGTCGCCTACGGAGAATATAGAATCATGTATTCTCCTTTGGATACGGAACAGGGAATCTACGACAAAACCGTCGCGGCCTGCGAAGGTTTGGCCCGCGCCGAACAGGAAACGAACGGCCGAGCGATCGGACGGCTCGCCGTTTCCCTTCACAGGGAAGGAGACGTCTTTCGGGAATATTCTCTCTTAAAAGGGTTCATGGAAAAGAATTCCCTCGTCGCGGAATATCTAACCGCATTAGATTTTTGTTATATTGAAGAAGGTTTTCCTCCCAAGGACAAACGAAAGTTTTTCGAGGAAGTCAACAAAGACAATCGAACCGAAACGGACAAGGCGCTCGCGATTCTATATCACGTGGGAGAAAGTTTTCAGGATAAGTCCATTCTTTCAGCGTGCCGTTGGGTTTTGGAATCCGCGGAATGGGGAGCGCATCGTCTCGGTCACGCGATCGCGCTCGGACTTCACCCTTCCGAAAAAAAGAACGTTCCGATTCTCGAATCGAAAGAGGAAAGACTCGATCAACTCCGATTCTATTACGATCGAAAGGAAGAACTGGATTCTTTCTTGGAACTTCCTTCGAGAGAAAAGATCGGAAACGAGATCGACTCGCTCAAACATAAGGAAACGGTTTCCTTACAATTCGATTCTTCCTATTCGGAAGAATGTCTCGGCTTTCAAAATTATTGTATGTCGAAAATTAAGGCGACGAACGCGGTCATCGAATCCTGTCCGAGTTCGAACGAATACATCGGAATGGTTTCTAATCCGGAATCACATCCGATTCTCCGCTTTGCAAAGAATCAAATGAGATTCACGATCTCCACGGACGATCCCGGAATCTTCGGAACCACGATCGAAGAGGAATATTCCAAGGCTGCAAAGATCGGTCTCGACCCGGAAACTCTGGAGGCAGTGAGACAGAATTCGTTTCTTTATACATCCGAAATTCTAAGCGGAAGAAAATCGGCGCCTTAA